Proteins encoded by one window of Anoplopoma fimbria isolate UVic2021 breed Golden Eagle Sablefish chromosome 23, Afim_UVic_2022, whole genome shotgun sequence:
- the srgap1b gene encoding LOW QUALITY PROTEIN: SLIT-ROBO Rho GTPase-activating protein 1b (The sequence of the model RefSeq protein was modified relative to this genomic sequence to represent the inferred CDS: inserted 7 bases in 5 codons): MSNSNKSKKDKEILAEYESQVKDVRAQLVEQQRCLEQQTEMRVQLLQDLQDFFRKKSEIETEYSRNLEKLAERFMAKTRSTKDHQQYKKDQNLLSPVNCWYLLLNQVRRESKDHATLSDLYLNNVISRLTHISEDSARLLKRSKEIIFQLQEDLMKLLNELYTVMKTYHMYHVETISAEAKLREAERQEGRVKGLSGTGGGVEPVFGLRIEERHQRRNAARKMEKMREKRKAKYSENKLKTLKARNEYLLTLEATNASVFKYYIHDLPDIIDCCDLGYHSSLSRALRTYLSAELSLEASRRAGLEVLEGAVEGLDPARDRQRLLGLYPTAFCPPQRFSFQAHMGDAVTQIASQPQLQAELTLRLTQLQTRLASLKIENEEVKKTWGATLTTLQDMTVLEDFDVSQSFTHSPSSESVKSSVSDGYLNKPSLAKKRANQHETELFYFTKFREYLEGSNLISKLQAKHDILKKALAEGYKAELLTTSRGRKNSHSKHQDSTKAIPLLVESCIRYINLHGLQHQGIFRVSGSQVEVNDIKNSFERGNDPLIDEESNHDINSVAGVLKLYFRGLENPLFPKERFNDLISCVRIENMYERAQCIRKILLGVPRATLVVMRYLFAFLNHLSQYSDENMMDAGNLAIVFGPTLLPTPDTLDQVACQAHVNEVVKTVILNHDNIFPDTKELPGPVYEKCMTGDQYCESPFSEPGALEEAEPDGGTETQTSDEEGEGVEAVARFDYVGRSGRELSFKKGASLQLFQRASHDWWEGRLNGNHGLVPHQYIVVKDRADVMSDTLSQKADSDGGSSSTDDKRSRSELSSPTDIRPPETYNRSVIHRRKRTDGLFRRPVGRSNDSHCHGNGGXMERSSPPVTGHFSPRELLLGRGQGMTPPLDSPERRRRSAAAVTMTVSRHDSLRRLEDTPIRRSSSGQHGFSDSHRSRGMDPDTLAQDIEETVTVALGELRQLERHGCRPXPDVVLDTLDQMKNGPGTCSSESPSPHSTPSTPGTPGTPAXPGTPSPLSPLSPLSPLPGPPPGPPRPANPSPDTLGSFKPVAAARMGAPLRXPALKPKPIVPPKSSXPPLPPPLDKSCTM, from the exons ATGTCAAACTCAAACAAAAGCAAGAAGGACAAAGAAATCCTGGCGGAGTATGAGAGCCAGGTGAAAG ATGTTCGGGCCCAGCTGGTGGAGCAGCAGCGCTGTCTGGAGCAGCAGACGGAGATGCGAGTCCAGCTGCTTCAGGACCTGCAGGACTTCTTCAGGAAGAAGTCCGAGATCGAGACGGAGTATTCCCGAAACCTGGAGAAGCTGGCGGAGAGGTTCATGGCCAAAACACGCAGCACGAAGGACCATCAGCAATACAA AAAAGATCAGAACCTTCTCTCTCCAGTGAACTGCTGGTACCTGCTGTTAAATCAG gtgaggagggagagtaAGGACCACGCCACCCTCAGTGACCTCTACCTGAACAACGTCATCTCCCGACTCACCCACATCAGCGAGGACTCGGCCCGTCTGCTGAAGAGG AGTAAAGAGATCATCTTCCAGCTTCAGGAAGACCTCATGAAGCTTCTGAACGAGCTTTACACC GTGATGAAGACGTATCACATGTACCACGTGGAGACCATCAGTGCGGAGGCCAAGCTGCGGGAGGCGGAGCGTCAGGAGGGCCGCGTGAAGGGCCTGTCGGGGACGGGCGGAGGCGTGGAGCCGGTGTTCGGCCTCCGGATAGAGGAGCGCCATCAGAGACGCAACGCCGCCCGAAAGAtggagaagatgagagagaag AGGAAGGCAAAGTACTCTGAGAACAAACTGAAGACTCTTAAAGCGAGGAACGAGTACCTGCTGACTCTGGAGGCCACCAACGCCTCCGTCTTTAAATACTACATCCACGACCTGCCCGACATCATAGAC TGCTGTGACCTAGGGTACCACTCCAGTCTGAGCCGGGCTCTGAGGACCTACCTATCAGCCGAGCTGAGCCTCGAGGCCTCCAGGAGGGCCGGTCTGGAGGTGCTGGAGGGGGCCGTGGAGGGCCTGGACCCGGCCCGAGACCGGCAGCGTCTGCTGGGCCTCTACCCCACCGCCTTCTGCCCCCCGCAGCGCTTCAGCTTCCAGGCTCACATGGGCGACGCA GTGACCCAGATCGCCTCCCAGCCTCAGCTCCAGGCTGAGCTCACCCTCCGCCTCACGCAGCTGCAGACCCGCCTGGCATCCCTGAAGATCGAGAACGAAGAG GTGAAGAAGACCTGGGGTGCGACTCTCACCACCCTTCAGGACATGACGGTGCTGGAGGACTTCGACGTGTCCCAGAGCTTCACCCACAGCCCGTCCTCCGAGTCCGTCAAGTCCAGCGTGTCGGACGGATACTTGAACAAACCGAGTCTGGCCAAGAAACGAGCCAACCAGCACGAGACGGAGCTCTTCTACTTCACT AAATTCCGCGAGTATCTGGAGGGAAGTAATCTGATTTCCAAGCTGCAGGCCAAACATGACATACTGAAGAAAGCTTTAGCAGAAG GATATAAAGCTGAACTGCTGACCACCag TCGTGGGCGGAAGAACTCCCACAGCAAACACCAG GATTCAACTAAAGCCATACCCTTGCTAGTGGAGAGCTGCATCCGCTACATCAACCTCCACG GTCTTCAGCATCAAGGCATATTCCGGGTGTCGGGATCTCAGGTGGAGGTCAACGACATCAAGAACTCCTTCGAACGAG GTAACGACCCGCTGATCGACGAGGAGAGCAACCACGACATCAACTCTGTGGCCGGAGTGCTGAAGCTCTACTTCAGGGGTTTGGAGAACCCGCTGTTCCCCAAGGAGAGGTTCAATGACCTCATCTCCTGCGTCC GGATCGAGAACATGTACGAGAGGGCTCAGTGCATCAGGAAGATCCTGCTGGGGGTCCCGAGGGCGACGCTGGTGGTGATGCGTTACCTGTTCGCCTTCCTCAACCA cCTCTCCCAGTACAGCGACGAGAACATGATGGATGCTGGGAACCTGGCCATCGTGTTCGGCCCGACCCTGCTGCCCACGCCGGACACGCTGGACCAGGTGGCCTGTCAGGCGCACGTGAACGAGGTCGTCAAGACGGTGATCCTGAACCACGACAACATCTTCCCCGACACCAAGGAGCTGCCCGGCCCGGTTTACGAGAAGTGTATGACCGGAGACCAGTACTG cGAGAGTCCGTTCAGCGAGCCGGGGGCGCTGGAGGAGGCCGAGCCCGACGGCGGCACCGAGACCCAGACCAGCGACGAGG AAGGTGAGGGGGTGGAGGCGGTGGCGAGGTTCGACTACGTGGGCCGGTCGGGCCGTGAGCTCTCCTTCAAGAAGGGAGCGTCGCTGCAGCTCTTCCAGCGAGCGTCACATGACTGGTGGGAGGGGCGGCTCAACGGCAACCACGGACTGGTGCCTCACCAGTACATCGTGGTGAAGGACAG GGCCGACGTCATGTCCGACACGCTCAGCCAGAAGGCCGACAGCGACGGAGGAAGCAGCAGCACCGACGACAAACGGTCCAGGAGCGAGCTGAGCTCCCCGACCGACATCAGACCGCCGGAGACCTACAACAGGTCTGTCAT CCATAGGAGGAAGCGAACCGACGGTTTGTTCCGCCGCCC TGTCGGCCGCTCCAACGACAGCCACTGCCACGGCAACGGGGG GATGGAACGCAGCTCTCCGCCGGTGACGGGTCACTTCAGCCCCAgggagctgctgctggggcGGGGCCAGGGCATGACTCCGCCCCTCGACAGCCCCGAGCGCCGCCGACGCTCTGCGGCCGCTGTGACCATGACGGTGAGCCGACACGATTCGCTGCGGAGGCTGGAGGACACGCCCATCCGGCGCTCGAGCAGCGGGCAGCACGGCTTCAGTGACTCCCATCGGTCCAGAGGGATGGACCCCGACACACTGgctcag GACATCGAGGAGACGGTGACGGTGGCTCTGGGGGAGTTGAGGCAGTTGGAGCGACACGGCTGCCGGC GCCCCGACGTGGTTCTGGACACTCTGGACCAGATGAAGAACGGACCCGGCACCTGCTCCTCCGAGTCCCCCAGCCCCCACAGCACCCCCAGCACCCCGGGTACACCAGGAACCCCGGC CCCCGGGACCCCGAGTCCCCTCAGCCCGCTGAGCCCCCTCAGCCCGCTACCAGGACCTCCACCGGGTCCTCCCAGACCGGCCAACCCGTCCCCCGACACCCTGGGCTCCTTTAAGCCGGTGGCAGCCGCCCGCATGGGGGCTCCGCTGA CCCCGGCCCTTAAGCCCAAACCTATAGTCCCGCCCAAGAGCA ACCCCCCGCTGCCCCCACCGCTGGACAAATCCTGCACCATGTGA